In the genome of Streptomyces aquilus, the window AAACCCGCTCCTTCCAGGAGGGTACCGAAGGGAGACGTCAGGGCCGAGGCGCCGTTGATGCGTTCCACGGTGACAGTGCCCAGGGAGCCTGCTCGGGCGGCTGCCGCCAGGGCGTCGGCTGCTGCCTGGAGGCGGGGATCGTCGGTGGGTTTGGTGTTCGGGTCCTCGGGCCAGGCCAGCAGGGTCTTGCCGCCGCGCTCCATGTAGAGCGTCAGCTCGCCGTCGACCAGGACCACCAGGGAGCCCGCCTTGCGGCCTGCCTTGTGCCCGGCGCCGGTCGGGGGCTCGGGCCAGGGGAGGGCGGCGCCGTACGCGTTCGCCGGGTCGGCGGCGGCCAGGACGACGGCTCGGGTGTCGGGGGAGGGGCGGTCGCGGCGGTGGGGGGCGCGCGCGGCGGGGTGGTGGTCTCGGTAGTCGCGGGGGGAGACGTAGTGGTCGCGTGAGGTGGGGGCCGGGGGCAGAGGGTCGTAGGAGTCGTCGAGGCCCAGGGGGGTCTGGTCTCCGTCGGTCTGCCAGAAGTCGGCGCCGGGCACCGGAGTGCTGAAGTCGGCGTACGGGGGGAAGTCGTCGGTCGCCGGGGCCGTGGCGTCGGTCTGGCCCCGTTCGCGGGCGTTCGCCACCGCGCGGAGGCGGTCCACCGCGCCGTCCATCGCGAACTGGGCGGCGCCGAGGCCCTCCACCACATAGCCGCGACGGGCCTGACCGGTCTCCTCGAAGGCCGACAGGATGCGGTACGTCGCCGAGAAGCCGCCCTCGACGCCCTCCGCGGAGACCGCGCCGCGGGTCACCACGCCATGTCGGTCCAGAAGGGTGCGGGCGAGGGCGTGGGCGCGCAGGGTGGGGTCGGGCTCGCGGGCGGGCAGCAGGGACCAGCGGCCGGCGACGGTGGGCGGGCCGGTGCGGGACGCCGGGCGGGCGGCGGCCGTGAGGGAGCCGTAGCGGCCGCGCGGGATCGTGCGCTTGGCACGGTGGGCCGTGGAACCTGCTGTGCGGCCCGAGCCCAGCAGGGAGCGCATGGGCGTGAGGGTGTCGTTCGTGAGGCGGCCGGACCAGGCCAGGTCCCAGAGGGCGTCGGCGAGTTGGGGGTCGGTGGCGTCGGGGTGGGTGGTCGCGCGGACCTGGTCGGCGATCTGGCGGAAGAACAGGCCGTAGCCGCCGGAGAGGGTGGTGAGGACGGACTCGTGGAGGGCCGTCAGCTCCAGGGGGTGCGGGGCCGGCAGGAGGAGGGGGGCCGCGTCCGCGAGATAGAGGGAGACCCAGCCGTCCTTGCCGGGCAGGGAGCCCGCTCCGGCCCACACCACCTCGCCGGCGGAGGTGAGTTCGTCGAGCATCGCCGGGGTGTAGTTCGCCACCCGGGACGGCAGGACCAGCTTCTCCAGGGCCGAGGCGGGCACGGACGCGCCCTGCAACTGCTCGACGGCACGCACCAGGCCGTCGATGCCGCGCAGCCCGTGGCCCTTGCCGATGTGCTGCCACTGGGGGAGGAACTGGGCCAGCGCGGGCGGCGGGACCGGTTCGAGTTCATGCCGCAGAGCGGCCAGGGAGCGGCGGCGGAGGCGGCGGAGCACGGCGGCGTCGCACCACTCCTGGCCGATGCCCGCCGGGTGGAACTCCCCCTGTACGACACGGCCGTTCGCGGCGAGGCGCTGCAACGCGCCCTCCGTGACCGCCACGCCCAGACCGAATCGGGCCGCCGCGGTCGCCGAGGTGAACGGGCCGTGGGTGCGGGCGTAACGGGCGAGGAGGTCGCCGAGCGGGTCCTTGACCGGCTCGGTGAAGGCCTCCGGGACGCCGACCGGCAGGGCTGTGCCCAGCGCGTCGCGCAGCCGTCCCGCGTCCTCGACCGCCGCCCAGTGGTCGGTGCCGGCGATACGGACCCGGAGGGCGCGGCGCGCTGCGGCGAGGTCCTGCGCCCACTGCGGTTCCGCGCCTCGCTCGGCCAGCTCCGCGTCCGTGAGCGGGCCGAGGAGCCGCAGGAGGTCCGCGACGCCTTCGGCATCCTTCGCGCGGCGGTCCTCGGTGAGCCACTGGAGTTCCCGCTCCAGCTCCGTCAGGACCTCGGCGTCCAGCAGCTCGCGCAGCTCCGCCTGGCCGAGCAGCTCCGCCAGCAGACGGGAGTCGAGGGACAGGGCCGCGGCGCGGCGCTCGGCGAGGGGGGAGTCTCCCTCGTACAGGAACTGGGCGACGTAACCGAAGAGGAGGGAGCGGGCGAAGGGGGAGGGCTCGGGGGTGGTGACCTCGACGAGGCGGACCTTGCGGGACTCCAGGTCGCCCATCAGCTCGACGAGGCCGGGGACGTCGAAGACGTCCTGGAGGCACTCGCGGACCGCCTCCAGGACGATCGGGAAGGAGCCGAACTCGCTCGCCACTTCGAGGAGTTGTGAGGCGCGCTGACGCTGTTGCCACAGCGGGGTGCGCTTGCCGGGGTTGCGGCGGGGCAGCAGCAGCGCGCGGGCCGCGCATTCGCGGAACCGGGAGGCGAACAGGGCGGAGCCGCCGACCTGGTCGGTGACGATCTGGTCGACCTCGCCCTTGTCGAAGACGACGTCCGCAGCGCCGACCGGGGCCTGGTCGGCGTCGTACTCCGTGCCGAGCTTCATGGGTTCCTGGTCGAGCAGGTCCAGGCCCATCAGGTCGGCGTCGGGGAGGCGGAGGACGATGCCGTCGTCCGCGTGCATCACCTGGGCGTCCATGCCGTAGCGCTCGGAGAGCTTGGCGCCGAGGGCGAGGGCCCAGGGGGCGTGCACCTGGGCGCCGAACGGGGAGTGGACGACCACGCGCCAGTCGCCGAGTTCGTCGCGGAAGCGCTCCACGACGATCGTGCGGTCGTCGGGGATGTGGCCGCAGGCCTCGCGCTGTTCGTCCAGGTACGCGAGGACGTTGTCCGCCGCCCAGGTGTCCAGGCCTGCCGCGAGGAGACGTGGGCGGGCCTTCTCCTTGGGCATCGAGCCGACTTCCCGGAGGAACGCGCCGACCGCGCGGCCGAGTTCGAGCGGGCGGCCCAGCTGGTCGCCCTTCCAGAACGGCAGCCGACCCGGGACGCCCGGGGCCGGGGAGACCAGGACGCGGTCGCGGGTGATGTCCTCGATACGCCAGGAGCTGGTGCCGAGCGTGAAGACGTCGCCCACGCGCGACTCGTAGACCATCTCCTCGTCCAGCTCGCCGACCCTTCCGCCGCCCTTCTTGGGGTCGGCACCGGCGAGGAACACGCCGAAGAGGCCACGGTCCGGGATGGTGCCGCCGGAGGTGACCGCGAGGCGCTGGGCCCCCGGGCGGCCGGTGACGGTGCCGGCGACGCGGTCCCAGACGACCCGGGGGCGCAGTTCCGCGAAGGCGTCGGAGGGGTAGCGGCCCGCGAGCATGTCGAGGACCGCGGTGAAGGCCGACTCGGGGAGCGAGGCGAAGGGGGCCGCCCGGCGGACCGTGGCGAGCAGGTCGTCGAGCTGCCAGGTGTCCAGCGCCGTCATCGCGACCAGCTGCTGGGCCAGGACGTCCAGGGGGTTGGCGGGGACCTTGAGGGACTCGATGGAGCCGGTGCGCATCCGCTCGGTGACGACCGCGGCCTGGACCAGGTCGCCGCGGTACTTCGGGAAGACCACGCCGGTGGAGACCGCGCCGACCTGGTGGCCCGCGCGGCCCACGCGTTGCAGGCCGGAGGCCACGGAAGGGGGTGACTCGACTTGTACGACCAGGTCCACCGCGCCCATGTCGATGCCGAGTTCCAGGCTGGAGGTCGCGACCACCGCGGGGAGGCGGCCGGCCTTGAGGTCCTCCTCGACCAGGGCGCGCTGTTCCTTGGAGACCGAGCCGTGGTGGGCGCGGGCGATGACCGGGGGTGCGCCCTGGGCCGCTCCTGAGCCGCCCATCAGCTCGGCGGGGGCGTGGTGTTCCGCCAGGGGTTCGCCGGTCGCTCGTTCGTACGCGATCTCGTTGAGGCGGTTGCAGAGGCGTTCCGCGAGGCGGCGGGAGTTGGCGAAGACGATGGTGGAGCGGTGGGCCTGGACGAGGTCGGTGATGCGCTCCTCGACGTGCGGCCAGATCGAGGGGCGTTCCGCGCCCTCGGTGCCGTCGGCCACGGGGGAGCCGCCGAGTTCGCCGAGGTCCTCCACGGGGACCACCACCGAGAGGTCGAACTCCTTGCCCGACTTCGGTTGGACGATCTCCACCTTGCGGCGGGGGGAGAGGTAGCGGGCGATCTCGTCGACCGGGCGGACGGTCGCGGAGAGGCCGATGCGGCGGGCCGGCTTCGGGAGGAGCTCGTCGAGGCGCTCCAGGGAGAGGGCGAGGTGGGCGCCGCGCTTGGTGCCCGCCACGGCGTGGACCTCGTCCAGGATGACAGTCTCGATGCCGGTCAGCGCGTCGCGGGTCGCCGACGTCAGCATCAGGAACAGGGACTCCGGGGTGGTGATCAGGATGTCCGGGGGGCGGGTGGACAGCGCGCGGCGCTCGGCCGCCGGGGTGTCTCCTGAGCGGATGCCGACCTTCACCTCGGGTTCGGGCAGGCCGAGGCGGACGGATTCCTGGCGGATGCCGGTGAGGGGGCTGCGGAGGTTGCGCTCCACGTCGACCGCGAGGGCTTTCAGGGGGGAGACGTAGAGGACTCGGCAGCGTTTCCGGGGGTCGGCGGGTGGGGGCGTGGAGGCCAGGTCGTCCAGGGCGGCCAGGAAGGCGGCGAGGGTTTTGCCGGAGCCGGTGGGGGCGACCACGAGGACGTCCGAGCCCTCTTTGATGGCCGTCCACGCGCCTGCCTGGGCCGCGGTGGGCGCGTCGAAGGCTCCCGTGAACCAGCCGCGGGTTGCGGGGGAGAAGCCGTCCAGGGCTCGGTGTGTGGAGCTGACCATGCGTCCATCCTGCACCCGGGGACTGACAACGGCTGGTGAGCTGGGGATTCGTGGCTGCGGCTCGGTGGTGGTGGGGGGCGCGTTGTGCGCGGGTGGTTGGGGTGGGGGCGGGGGCCGCGCGTTCCCGCTCGCCGTTGGGTGCGTGCCGTCTGGCGGACAATGGTCCGTATGGCAGGTTCGGGCGAGCGGGCGCGGCAT includes:
- a CDS encoding ATP-dependent helicase is translated as MVSSTHRALDGFSPATRGWFTGAFDAPTAAQAGAWTAIKEGSDVLVVAPTGSGKTLAAFLAALDDLASTPPPADPRKRCRVLYVSPLKALAVDVERNLRSPLTGIRQESVRLGLPEPEVKVGIRSGDTPAAERRALSTRPPDILITTPESLFLMLTSATRDALTGIETVILDEVHAVAGTKRGAHLALSLERLDELLPKPARRIGLSATVRPVDEIARYLSPRRKVEIVQPKSGKEFDLSVVVPVEDLGELGGSPVADGTEGAERPSIWPHVEERITDLVQAHRSTIVFANSRRLAERLCNRLNEIAYERATGEPLAEHHAPAELMGGSGAAQGAPPVIARAHHGSVSKEQRALVEEDLKAGRLPAVVATSSLELGIDMGAVDLVVQVESPPSVASGLQRVGRAGHQVGAVSTGVVFPKYRGDLVQAAVVTERMRTGSIESLKVPANPLDVLAQQLVAMTALDTWQLDDLLATVRRAAPFASLPESAFTAVLDMLAGRYPSDAFAELRPRVVWDRVAGTVTGRPGAQRLAVTSGGTIPDRGLFGVFLAGADPKKGGGRVGELDEEMVYESRVGDVFTLGTSSWRIEDITRDRVLVSPAPGVPGRLPFWKGDQLGRPLELGRAVGAFLREVGSMPKEKARPRLLAAGLDTWAADNVLAYLDEQREACGHIPDDRTIVVERFRDELGDWRVVVHSPFGAQVHAPWALALGAKLSERYGMDAQVMHADDGIVLRLPDADLMGLDLLDQEPMKLGTEYDADQAPVGAADVVFDKGEVDQIVTDQVGGSALFASRFRECAARALLLPRRNPGKRTPLWQQRQRASQLLEVASEFGSFPIVLEAVRECLQDVFDVPGLVELMGDLESRKVRLVEVTTPEPSPFARSLLFGYVAQFLYEGDSPLAERRAAALSLDSRLLAELLGQAELRELLDAEVLTELERELQWLTEDRRAKDAEGVADLLRLLGPLTDAELAERGAEPQWAQDLAAARRALRVRIAGTDHWAAVEDAGRLRDALGTALPVGVPEAFTEPVKDPLGDLLARYARTHGPFTSATAAARFGLGVAVTEGALQRLAANGRVVQGEFHPAGIGQEWCDAAVLRRLRRRSLAALRHELEPVPPPALAQFLPQWQHIGKGHGLRGIDGLVRAVEQLQGASVPASALEKLVLPSRVANYTPAMLDELTSAGEVVWAGAGSLPGKDGWVSLYLADAAPLLLPAPHPLELTALHESVLTTLSGGYGLFFRQIADQVRATTHPDATDPQLADALWDLAWSGRLTNDTLTPMRSLLGSGRTAGSTAHRAKRTIPRGRYGSLTAAARPASRTGPPTVAGRWSLLPAREPDPTLRAHALARTLLDRHGVVTRGAVSAEGVEGGFSATYRILSAFEETGQARRGYVVEGLGAAQFAMDGAVDRLRAVANARERGQTDATAPATDDFPPYADFSTPVPGADFWQTDGDQTPLGLDDSYDPLPPAPTSRDHYVSPRDYRDHHPAARAPHRRDRPSPDTRAVVLAAADPANAYGAALPWPEPPTGAGHKAGRKAGSLVVLVDGELTLYMERGGKTLLAWPEDPNTKPTDDPRLQAAADALAAAARAGSLGTVTVERINGASALTSPFGTLLEGAGFIATPRGLRLRA